The following proteins are encoded in a genomic region of Necator americanus strain Aroian chromosome II, whole genome shotgun sequence:
- a CDS encoding hypothetical protein (NECATOR_CHRII.G5142.T1) produces MSGNENTEAMEIDELRLKNNSFGIIDAQDAEAAQFKSERVRSLVLRVLGVGENLAPEFALQTALVSECGTRLAETDLLDPEAYRSSIHDLIFLLVSSIASTSDVAMEVDAEDSLGSILVVPELDKIQSTKESMALHYLMSTYSRLNSESRNEFFQDYEKQMCLDLRELVLSNVVILLRGYCEPFMSGKLARSSLVRLLYSNLVSNVFLSDIIAHCTNTELSDENALSEVFNPILSQQRDSMVFQHMMKNRDDCVHLLFRAVIQLLSIRIDGKRPICDLMINRPDFLPELVTGVTGREIAHLSYLGPFIGYGIPCDEFVTPIASKFFGENETPKAEALNMMYESYRRRFETTRSLMHQIVHQLVANPSSRSRCLDYFSTVIKHNEKRAQMRADFATLASHTFVVNLMCVLFELSSKIDLSKVNPMYPFQSNSRVDIVEKTRLKMDLQGAKEFAEKCPTGADDKFTTECFFLTMQCENICLQPGVNRLRSLRRHIADIRDQIRELQEQLSRVPDGMFAEHEKNRINQKIKHRAEQKLSFTHTAMCYECMLSDPSFISLALDFSSKQLQLLLNAITPNFRYESELPAAAPALFAAYPEFYLEDVLDLVTFALKQTAPLLVGRNNEWPNHLLVFICCTHYFNNPFLAAKVVEVVMMLTPAVMPAAQNLWYQVINSPMAMEKLFPSLVKFYSDAEAGTDFYEKFSIRRNIQVIFQCLWNETYYRSIMIQLARACGPEFIRFINMVINDATFLLDESLAALKKIHDVELLMSNKDEWAALGREEQQQKEGILEDAKRQVRSWLIYAKDTLELLGYLTRDAPQPFAQNVLGDRLASMLNHNIAQLCGRKCMELKVRDAAERFQWEPRKLVGQVVDVYLNLAAFSDTFAEFIAHDERSYTPQMMNDVIRRLVSNNIVPISQIERFRALAEKVETLYNNKAAQEMELEDAPEEFKDPVMATLMEDPVRLPSGHIMDRKHIMRHLLSSQTNPFNRAPLTEDELEPVPELRQRIRDWVKEKLGK; encoded by the exons ATGTCCGGAAATGAAAATACAGAAGCGATGGAGATCGACGAGCTCCGCTTAAAGAACAACAGCTTCGGAATCATCGACGCACAAGATGCA GAGGCCGCCCAGTTCAAATCAGAGCGTGTGCGAAGCCTTGTATTACGCGTTCTTGGCGTCGGTGAGAACCTAGCTCCAGAGTTCGCTCTCCAAACAGCATTAGTTTCTGAATGTGGCACGAGACTTGCTGAGACAGATTTGCTGGATCCAG AGGCCTATAGAAGTTCCATTCATGACTTGATATTTCTACTCGTTTCGTCTATTGCGTCTACATCTGACGTTGCTATGGAGGTGGATGCAG AGGACTCCCTCGGGTCTATTCTTGTCGTCCCAGAGCTGGACAAAATTCAAAGTACTAAAGAGTCAATGGCTTTGCACTACTTGATGTCGACGTATAGCCGTTTGAATTCTGAAAGCCGCAAtgag TTCTTTCAAGATTACGAGAAACAGATGTGCTTAGATCTTCGTGAACTGGTATTATCGAATGTCGTTATTTTACTTCGCGGGTACTGCGAGCCTTT CATGTCTGGGAAGTTGGCGCGTTCCTCGCTCGTTCGTCTACTTTACTCTAACCTCGTTTCGAATGTTTTTCTTAGCGATATCATTGCGCATTGTACAAATACTGAACTTTCAGACGAAAATGCTTTGTCTGAG GTTTTCAATCCAATCCTCAGTCAACAGAGAGATTCGATGGTATTCCAACACATGATGAAAAATCGCGATGATTGCGTGCATCTGTTGTTCCGGGCCGTCATCCAGCTGCTCTCTATTCGAATCGATGGAAAGCGGCCTATCTGTGATTTG ATGATAAACCGTCCCGACTTCTTGCCTGAGCTAGTCACAGGTGTCACTGGCCGCGAAATCGCTCACCTCTCCTACCTCGGTCCTTTCATTGGTTACGGGATTCCTTGTGACGAATTTGTT ACTCCCATCGCTAGCAAATTCTTCGGTGAAAATGAAACCCCCAAGGCTGAAGCACTTAATATGATGTACGAAAGTTACAGAAGAAGATTTGAGACTACACGA TCTCTGATGCATCAGATTGTCCATCAACTTGTGGCCAACCCATCCTCACGTAGTCGTTGTTTGGACTACTTCTCTACTGTTATCAAACACAACGAAAAGAGGGCGCAGATGAGG GCTGATTTTGCTACACTTGCATCACATACTTTTGTTGTGAACCTGATGTGCGTGTTATTCGAACTATCATCGAAGATTGATCTATCAAAG gtGAATCCAATGTATCCGTTCCAATCGAATAGTCGAGTGGATATTGTTGAAAAAACAAGACTGAAGATGGATCTTCAAGGTGCAAAGGAGTTTGCCGAGAAGTGTC CAACTGGAGCTGATGATAAATTCACCACGGAATGCTTTTTCCTGACGATGCAGTGTGAAAACATTTGCCTTCAGCCAGGAGTAAACCGTCTGAGAAGTCTAAGAAGACATATTGCAGACATCCGAGACCAGATACGA GAGCTTCAAGAGCAACTAAGCAGAGTGCCCGACGGCATGTTTGCAGAACATGAGAAGAACAGAATAAACCAAAAGATCAAACACAGGGCTGAGCAGAAATTG TCTTTCACGCATACTGCAATGTGCTATGAATGCATGCTGTCCGATCCGTCTTTCATCAGTTTGGCATTGGACTTCTCTAGCAAACAACTGCAGCTGCTGCTCAACGCCATCACACCAAATTT CCGTTATGAGAGTGAGTTGCCTGCTGCTGCACCGGCTCTTTTTGCTGCTTATCCGGAATTCTATCTTGAGGATGTGCTTGATTTGGTGACATTTGCGTTGAA GCAAACGGCTCCGCTTCTGGTTGGGCGAAACAACGAATGGCCAAATCATTTGCTCGTGTTCATATGCTGCACCCACTACTTCAACAATCCTTTCCTTGCTGCAAAG GTGGTGGAGGTTGTAATGATGCTAACGCCTGCAGTTATGCCAGCTGCTCAGAATCTCTGGTACCAAGTAATCAACAGTCCGATGGCTATGGAGAAGCTGTTTCCTAGTCTTGTGAAG TTCTACTCGGATGCTGAAGCAGGGACGGATTTCTACGAAAAATTCAGCATCAGACGTAACATTCAAGTGATATTCCAGTGCCTTTGGAATGAGACTTACTACAGATCCATTATGATCCAATTGGCTCG AGCATGTGGGCCGGAATTCATAAGATTCATTAACATGGTGATTAACGATGCGACTTTCCTACTAGATGAGAGTTTGGCGGCTTTGAAGAAGATTCACGACGTGGAACTGCTAATGTCGAACAAAGATGAGTGGGCAGCGCTTGGAAGAGAGGAACAGCAACAGAAGGAAGGGATTCTAGAGGATGCTAAGAGACAG GTCCGGTCGTGGTTGATCTATGCTAAAGATACACTAGAACTGCTTGGATATTTGACTCGAGATGCACCGCAACCTTTCGCTCAAAATGTACTTGGTGATAGACTGGCTTCGATGTTGAATCACAACATAGCGCAGCTATGTGGGAGAAAGTGCATGGAATTAAAG GTCCGTGACGCTGCAGAACGCTTTCAGTGGGAGCCACGAAAACTTGTTGGTCAAGTGGTCGACGTTTACTTGAACTTAGCAGCATTCTCAGATACTTTCGCGGAATTTATTGCTCATGATGAG AGGTCCTACACGCCTCAGATGATGAACGACGTTATCCGACGTCTTGTCAGCAATAACATAGTTCCTATTAGTCAGATTGAAAG gtttcgCGCTCTAGCAGAGAAGGTGGAAACTCTTTATAATAACAAGGCAGCACAAGAAATGGAATTGGAAGACGCACCGGAAGAGTTCAAAG ATCCTGTTATGGCTACATTGATGGAAGATCCTGTACGTCTGCCCTCCGGTCACATCATGGATCGCAAGCATATCATGCGTCATTTACTCAGCAGTCAAACGAATCCATTCAATCGTGCGCCACTAACTGAAGACGAACTTGAACCTG TTCCGGAACTGCGACAGCGTATTCGTGACTGGGTGAAGGAGAAACTCGGCAAGTGA
- a CDS encoding hypothetical protein (NECATOR_CHRII.G5143.T2), whose protein sequence is MALLVKSFKAPAPILTGAIVASQRRMASSKDGTFHTKAFKLHRLDKGPSESVTLNRDDALDYYRKMQLIRRMESAAGNLYKEKKIRGFCHLYSGQEACAVGMRAAMTEGDAVITAYRCHGWTLLQGATVAEVLSELTGRITGNVHGKGGSMHMYQKDFYGGNGIVGAQQPIGTGIAFAMKYRKQKNVCLTLYGDGAANQGQFYESANMATLWNLPVLYVCENNGFGMGTQAERSSASTDYYTRGDYVPGVWVDGMDVLAVREAVRWGKEYCNSGKGPLVLEMATYRYSGHSMSDPGTSYRTREEIQEVRKTRDPITGFKDRIITSGLATEDDLKAIDKDVRKEVDEAVKVANTAELMPAEGVYTDLYHNCEPQQIRGSTIDVTHTQKFIHSADLMKSLNKFLLPLLKKPVMDCKKEKPIGELRGRHRYEVDLLLCFTCLIGVHITEDSCTVEEIHVGQSSCKLSFLDTAHAFLT, encoded by the exons ATGGCGTTGCTAGTTAAGTCGTTCAAG GCTCCAGCCCCTATCCTCACGGGTGCGATCGTTGCCTCTCAACGACGAATGGCCAGTAGCAAAGATGGGACTTTCCATACCAAg GCTTTCAAACTGCATAGACTTGATAAGGGTCCGAGCGAAAGTGTGACTCTGAATCGCGATGATGCATTGGACTACTACAGAAAGATGCAG CTGATACGCCGTATGGAATCTGCAGCCGGAAATCtatacaaagaaaagaaaatccgtGGTTTCTGCCATCTTTATTCTGGACAG GAAGCCTGTGCTGTTGGTATGCGGGCTGCTATGACTGAAGGTGATGCCGTGATAACTGCATACCGCTGTCATGGTTGGACGCTTCTCCAGGGTGCTACTGTAGCGGAAGTCCTGTCTGAGCTAACCG GACGAATAACGGGGAACGTTCATGGTAAAGGTGGTTCTATGCATATGTATCAGAAGGACTTTTACGGTGGTAACGGAATAGTGGGTGCTCAACAACCGATTGGTACTGGAATCGCTTTTGCTATGAAGTACAG gaaacaaaaaaatgtgtgcCTGACACTGTATGGTGACGGTGCTGCTAACCAAGGTCAGTTTTATGAATCGGCGAACATGGCTACGCTTTGGAACCTGCCAGTGCTGTACGTCTGCGAGAACAACGGATTTGGAATGGGAACTCAAGCTGAGAGGTCATCTGCATCGACAGATTATTACACCAG GGGTGACTATGTTCCTGGAGTATGGGTCGATGGTATGGATGTGCTAGCAGTTCGTGAGGCTGTACGTTGGGGAAAAGAATACTGCAACTCTGGAAAAGGGCCGTTAGTGCTGGAGATGGCCACCTACAGATATTCTGGCCATTCGATGTCTGATCCTGGCACCAG CTACCGTACTCGCGAAGAGATTCAAGAGGTGCGAAAGACTCGTGATCCTATTACTGGTTTCAAAGATCGTATCATTACATCTGGCCTCGCGACTGAAGATGATCTCAAGGCAATCGATAAG GATGTGCGCAAAGAAGTAGACGAAGCTGTTAAAGTTGCTAACACTGCAGAATTGATGCCAGCGGAAGGAGTGTACACTGATCTTTACCATAATTGTGAACCGCAGCAG attcgtggttcTACCATTGACGTTACGCATACTCAAAAATTCATCCACTCTGCGGATCTTATGAAATCTCTCAATAA ATTTTTGTTACCATTGCTCAAGAAACCAGTGATGGattgcaagaaagaaaaaccaatagGAGAACTTCGAGGACGGCATAGGTATGAAGTGGAC CTCCTGCTTTGCTTCACATGCCTCATTGGTGTCCATATAACTGAGGACAGCTGTACAGTGGAAGAAATTCACGTAGGCCAGTCTTCCTGCAAGCTATCATTTTTGGATACCGCCCACGCGTTTTTGACATAA
- a CDS encoding hypothetical protein (NECATOR_CHRII.G5143.T1), translating into MALLVKSFKAPAPILTGAIVASQRRMASSKDGTFHTKAFKLHRLDKGPSESVTLNRDDALDYYRKMQLIRRMESAAGNLYKEKKIRGFCHLYSGQEACAVGMRAAMTEGDAVITAYRCHGWTLLQGATVAEVLSELTGRITGNVHGKGGSMHMYQKDFYGGNGIVGAQQPIGTGIAFAMKYRKQKNVCLTLYGDGAANQGQFYESANMATLWNLPVLYVCENNGFGMGTQAERSSASTDYYTRGDYVPGVWVDGMDVLAVREAVRWGKEYCNSGKGPLVLEMATYRYSGHSMSDPGTSYRTREEIQEVRKTRDPITGFKDRIITSGLATEDDLKAIDKDVRKEVDEAVKVANTAELMPAEGVYTDLYHNCEPQQIRGSTIDVTHTQKFIHSADLMKSLNK; encoded by the exons ATGGCGTTGCTAGTTAAGTCGTTCAAG GCTCCAGCCCCTATCCTCACGGGTGCGATCGTTGCCTCTCAACGACGAATGGCCAGTAGCAAAGATGGGACTTTCCATACCAAg GCTTTCAAACTGCATAGACTTGATAAGGGTCCGAGCGAAAGTGTGACTCTGAATCGCGATGATGCATTGGACTACTACAGAAAGATGCAG CTGATACGCCGTATGGAATCTGCAGCCGGAAATCtatacaaagaaaagaaaatccgtGGTTTCTGCCATCTTTATTCTGGACAG GAAGCCTGTGCTGTTGGTATGCGGGCTGCTATGACTGAAGGTGATGCCGTGATAACTGCATACCGCTGTCATGGTTGGACGCTTCTCCAGGGTGCTACTGTAGCGGAAGTCCTGTCTGAGCTAACCG GACGAATAACGGGGAACGTTCATGGTAAAGGTGGTTCTATGCATATGTATCAGAAGGACTTTTACGGTGGTAACGGAATAGTGGGTGCTCAACAACCGATTGGTACTGGAATCGCTTTTGCTATGAAGTACAG gaaacaaaaaaatgtgtgcCTGACACTGTATGGTGACGGTGCTGCTAACCAAGGTCAGTTTTATGAATCGGCGAACATGGCTACGCTTTGGAACCTGCCAGTGCTGTACGTCTGCGAGAACAACGGATTTGGAATGGGAACTCAAGCTGAGAGGTCATCTGCATCGACAGATTATTACACCAG GGGTGACTATGTTCCTGGAGTATGGGTCGATGGTATGGATGTGCTAGCAGTTCGTGAGGCTGTACGTTGGGGAAAAGAATACTGCAACTCTGGAAAAGGGCCGTTAGTGCTGGAGATGGCCACCTACAGATATTCTGGCCATTCGATGTCTGATCCTGGCACCAG CTACCGTACTCGCGAAGAGATTCAAGAGGTGCGAAAGACTCGTGATCCTATTACTGGTTTCAAAGATCGTATCATTACATCTGGCCTCGCGACTGAAGATGATCTCAAGGCAATCGATAAG GATGTGCGCAAAGAAGTAGACGAAGCTGTTAAAGTTGCTAACACTGCAGAATTGATGCCAGCGGAAGGAGTGTACACTGATCTTTACCATAATTGTGAACCGCAGCAG attcgtggttcTACCATTGACGTTACGCATACTCAAAAATTCATCCACTCTGCGGATCTTATGAAATCTCTCAATAAGTGA